The Dama dama isolate Ldn47 chromosome X, ASM3311817v1, whole genome shotgun sequence nucleotide sequence AAAGAGGGAAACATCTTAACATCACCTTAACTGGCACAAAAAGAGAATCCGGTACTTTTCATAAGAAGGCAAGGAAATCATATCTTAGCTTAGGGTTTCTCAATcttggcactattgacatttgggaccagatatttctttgttttggggAGTAggcaactattttatttttatgcattgtGGTATATTTAACAGCATCCCTCATCTTTATCCACTGATTGTCAGTAGCACCCTCCCCAATTTGTGATAACCAAAAATGTCTCAAAGACATTACCAAATGTCCTCTgctggtgggggtgaggggtgtaAAAAATCAGTCCCTGATGAGAAGCACTGTCTTAGGTCATCACTACCATTGCACTGCAAGGCTACTTGAATGCAGTCAtcggagagaagaagaaaatgaggatCTGGGCTATCTTGCCAATGAACCAAttcaaggaaagaaggaaagtgaaCATGAGAGAGGTCAGTCATTTGCTTACAGCCACAGGGCAACTTAACAAAAGAGCCAGAAGTGGGATCGAAGTTTCCTGGCTCCAGTCACCCACACTGTGCTGCTAATGGAGATGACAGTGATAATGAATAGGAATTCTAAAACTTTtcaggaacaacaacaaacttcagCCATTGATTCTACCAGCACTTTTTTCCATTTCCCCATTCAGGTGTAAAAAATAGCTCATACATTCACACATATATCTGCCTGTGTGTCTAAACTTGCCTTTTTCCTCTCAGTTCAAATGAAACCACTCCCATTGCTTTCCTACACTCTGCCATTTTTGCATTTTGTCCTTTCCTAGCCCATCCACACACTGCCAgcatcccaggtctcctgcactaaaTTTAGAGGCAGACTGAATGAGAGAAAAGATAAGTAGAGTGAGTCGGGGCCAGAGGAAACCTGAATAGACTGTTGATGGCTACCAGTCAGGGCTAGCCTTAGATGTTGCCAGATAAGTGGTCAACTGCAGTCTGCCTGGTAGCTAGCATTTCACTATTAGAGATGTATTTTTTTGGTGAGGACTGCATATTAAACTCATTTAGTAATTAGAAcctttgtgtatgtgttaatcaGATCACGGTCCTCAGATAACTACCAGCGATCAGGGATCTTAGAGGTCAAGTTTATTTGGGAACTGTAATACTGgagtatcggagaaggcaatgggaccccactccagttctcttgcctggtttccaggatggaggagcgtggtaggctgcagtccatggggtcgctaagagccggacacgactgagcgaattcaccttcacttttcactttcatgcgctggagaaggaaatggcaacccactccagtgttcttgcctggagaatcccagggacaggggagcctggtgggctgccgtctatggggttgcacagagtcggacacgactgaagtgacttagcagcagtagcaatacTGGAGTATAGAGTTGTATACCATACTAGTAGTATACTAGAGTTGCTTCCTCTGCAAAGCAGACCTGGATAATATGTTAAATGGGCACTCTGCAGGAAAAAGAATGTGATGAAAATCAGGGCCAAAAAAACAGATATCAACTCTGCCTGCTAGCCAATCTTGCTGTGAATAAAACCCTGATGTAGATTGCACTTTGGGGAGTCCCAGACCAGGTATCTCAAAGGATCTCCCTTTCAGagccttgttgttgttgtccagttgccaagtcatgtccaactctttgtgaccccatggactgtagccccccaggctcctctgcccatgggattccccaggcaagaatactggagtgggctgccatttccttccccatgggatcttcccgactcagggatcaaacctgtgtctcctgcattggcaggcagattctttaccatctgagtcaccagggaagcccattcacagCCTTAGCCCATTCACAGCCTTAGAGTTGGACAAAGAGGAGAAGCTGAGAGTGGATTTCCCTGTAAGGCAATATGCCCACTCTACCCACCCCTGCAAAGCTCCCCAACCTCCCCAATCTCAGCCACACAGTCTTACCTCCCACGAACTGTGCAGCTCCCATGCAACGTCCCATCATTCTGGAGATGAGTTCTTCCATGCAGCAGCCCAGGACAGCAGCCAGTGCCACCAGGAGCAGCAGAGCACAGCCAGCACCTGTCACCACCGTGCACATCTGCCAGGCCAGGCTGGGGATGGCACTGAAGCTGGCATAGCGCCCACACTCTTCAACCATGATCAGACTCTGCCCCTCTCCCCTCACAGGGTAATTGCACCTCCGGAATGTGCTGAATGACACTGGCTTCCCCAGCTGAGATCCAAAGAGCCAATAAGGCAGGAAGTAACTGGCAGAACTGGCCACGGCGGTAACAAGGGACAGAAAGGCCCAGAGGGTCCCCACCAGGGTCAGGCTGCTCCTCATGGTCCCAGGTTTCTTGGCGGGGATGGGGAGATGAGTCGGTTCACAGCACCAAATGCAGAAAGTTGTCATGTAGGCTCCACCAGCCTAGTTTTCATTTGCCTGGCCAGCCCCAGGGCTCAGTCATGTGCTTCTTGGCCCTTACTTCTGGATAAGGTTATTGTTTCGAGGATCATTTGGGTCCCTATGGGATTCTGCTCTCCACCACTTTTCccatcttcccttccttccacctGGTTCAGACTTCTATGGTCTCTAGGCTGCAATGGAAGAACCACAGAAGTGAATTAGTGACTGTTCCATCTACTCCAATGCAGCCTgcctgagtgtgtgcatgctaagtcacttcagttgtgaccaactctttgtgacactatggattatagacctccaggctcctctgttcatgggattctccaagcaagaatcctggagtgggttgccatgcccttctccaggggatcttcccaatccagggattgaacccacatcttttacatctcttgcattgccaagcagattctttaccactagcaccacctgggaagcccaatgcaaCCCAAACAGACAGCTTTTAGTTCTTGACATCTAGCATGGAACAACGGGTAGGAGGGAGGCCTGAATCAAACCTAGGCTCTCCAGAGAGCCCCCAATTTCCAATGGAAAAACCTTGTTTACCTGAGGCCTGGAAGGAGGTACTGCCTCAAGAGGGCCAGGAACCAAGGTGATTTCAGAGagtgaaggaagaaggaagatcaCTCACAGGGCCTGCCCACACTCCAAGGGAGAAGAGGGAAGGAGCACTCACCATGGAGTGCCCATTTGACCTTAGTAGGATATCCAATAGAGCAttaacttgggcttccccagtattGCATCAGTTAGGTTcaaatgggtaaataaaataaGGGGCACCTAGTCTCACTCCCTATGCTCATCACTGAGCAAGCTCTGTTCAGTCACTTTTCCCCAAGAACAAAATGGGAGGCACCTTCCCAAACAGTGAGGGTTGTTTAACACTAAACTGTTTACTAAGAAAAACTGCCCAGTCCTTTGCTGAATATAATCATGAAAACTTCTCCTCTCTCTGAAACAGATCTGGTGCCCCCTGCCTGGATGCAGGAACATAGATCTCGAGCTGTAAGGGCCTTTCAAGATGCCTTTTGGAACAAGTCGTCTCAGATTCAAGATGCTGAGTGCCTTTTTAGATCTAATCTCCTCAGCCCAGCTCACAAATGGCTTTCACAGACCCCACTGTCAAAAATCAACTGCTTCCCTCCCAACTACATTAATCTGCCATTGCATTCTGGCCTGTTTCTCAATGAAGGCAGCCAGAGACCACACTGCAGCCTGCTGACAGCCCTGTGAACATCTCCAGCAAACAGATGGTGGAATCTGTTTCAGAAACTCCATGATTCATCACCACAGCTTAAAGTTACAGGTGGTGGGAAAGGGGAGAAGGGGTAGGGGACCAAAGGCAGGGGAATTATAggaactgtccatggggtcaccaccTTGCCAGTTGAGACATGGCCAGCAACAAGTAGCAGTTGTACTCAGGGTCTCAAGGACCTTGCCCAGCCATGAGCCCTGTCACAACTATCACCAAACAATGTCTGACATGAAGCAGGCACTGCCATCCATGTATGTTTAATGAAACCCATTCTAGAGAAGCATCCAATTTCTAGGCTGGCAGAAATCTTGATTAATCACCtaattcaaacttttttttttacatatgggGAGGTGTGGCCCTGTAAGTGGGTAGTGATTTCCCCCAAATCACAGAGAAGTTAGCAAGCAGCCAGACTGGAATAAGAAACCCAATCTACAGATGCCTAGGCCAGTACTTTTGTACTCCACAGTGCGAACCACCCTCCTCCTCTatcactttacagatgggaataCAGAGAGGAAATGATTTCCTCAAGGGTAAAGAACTAGTGAAGTACCCTAGCTGGATCAGAGTCCAGTTATCCGATTCTTAGTATAATGCTCTTTTCTTGCTCCACCACAATTCCCCTCCCAATACAGATATATTGTGTGCTGGGTGTTTTGCGCAGGAAGGGAGCAGAGACTATAAATCGCAGGTGTTTACTTTGGAATGTTAGAGCTTGGGAAGAAAGTGCCCTGAGCTGGGCCCCAGGGAATGAGGCTTTGTGCCTGAGAGTTGAGGGAATGAAAGAAAGATGTGACGCAGGGTTGAAAGCCAACAGGAGAAGTGAAACTAGTCTTGAGTAATTGCTGTTAGAAAGCAGGTATGCTTGGCTGCAATGAGGTAATGCCTCTGCTTGCTATATTAGAGCATGTAAGATTATGGAAAATGCAAGCAGCTCTCTTTTATGAGCTCACTTCCTGGTGAAGAAGCCCAGGCCAGAGGATGAGAGGAAACAAGCTGATAAACAACTGCTGGGTGCACCATCATATTCCCTTCCAAGACCATTATTTCATGTGCTCTGCCAAACAATCTCCTCAGGTTGGTAGGAAAGGTAGTACCCCTGGTTTACAAATGAGcaaatatggaatctagaaaaatggtactgatgaacctatttgcagggaaagaatggagatgcagatgtagagagtggacttgtggacacagtgggggaaggagagcaggatgaatggagaaagtagcactgacatatatacactatcatttGTAAAGTAGATAATTAGTGGGAAGCTATTGTAGCCCAGCCTGgtcctctgtgatgacccagaaggGTGAGAtgtggagaggggaggaaggctccagagggaggggatatatgtataattactgCTGGTTTGCattttgtatggcagaaaccaacactgtaaagcaatttttctgcaattaaaaataaatttaaaaaagaaagctaaggAACTTGCCCAAATTTACACAGTGATTCAAATAGCAGCACCATCATTTCTCACCTCTCACTTCACCTTCCCCATAGTCTTCCTCATCACACCAAGTGTTTTGATGAAAAGCCTCCATGGTTTCCCACCCACAATGGCAAATCTGTTTAAGgatgatgaaaaaaatcagacaGGAAGGACAGGCAAGGCAGGAGGAAGGTGACTTTCTCTACCCAGCATGTCACCATAAAGACCAGGGCATTAGCTATTTCAAGTTTGTAGTCAGAACTAGCCCTATATGTCCACCATGAATGTTTATCATCTTGAGATCAAGTCCCAGTACAAAATCCAGTAGAAGGGCAGAGAGTATAAGGCAGAGAAAGGGATTAAATCGGTGAGTGGTACCTAGACTAtactaaaataggaggagggctTCTGATGTAAGGTAATCACCATCTGTGCCAAGTCAGGCTGTTTAAAAAACTATAAGACTACTATAAGACTACTATGGTAACCCCTGTTACCatcatttcattttaaagatgccATTTTGAAGCCAAGAGATAGGAAGGTGGAATCACAAAATTCAGTTTAAATTAAATAGGTTTAGCTTTAGAAAAACTCATTGGCTTTCAGAATTTAAATACTTTCAACTTCAGGAAAAACTCGTTCTCCTTATCTCATTTAGAACTAGGATGTCCAGCCATGCTAGTTAACTTGGGACTAAGGGATGTGGGATTGTCAGGGATGAAACTATAAATAACAAAGTCCCAAAATGGATGAGTTAGTCACTCTATCTAGGACTAGAAGTGTGGTGAGCCAGCACAATCCATGGACAGCaggttgagaatcactgccaCAGATAattttctcttgctctctctctagGATTCAAACAATATGAAGTGAAAAGTGACCATGGAATTAAATAATGGAGAGATGAAATCTTTATATCCTGAAGGTAAAACCTTTCTGAATCATAGGCTTGACCTCATGCAGTCAAGAAAGGGAGGTCAGAGATCCCATTGCTCAATATTTTCTGAGCACAAAATAAGCTCCAGTCCAGCTTCTCCTATGGCAATCGGCCATGTGGGGTCTGCATGTACACTGTTCTACCTTCACACAGAGAAATGCATTCAACCAAGTGCTTTGAGTTACTGCACCAGCTGTCATGGAGTAACCTCTCTTCATGATAGCCCTCCAAAGCAATCAGGTTCATTCCCAGGAGCTAGCCAAGTCTCTTTTACACTCACATAAATAAAAGTCACACATAATGCTATACTTCACTTTACTTCTCTTGTATATTTCATGTAGCAATCACTTTGTTTCCCTGTCCTGGAAGGCCTCACCACAGAGCCACATTGGATTTCAGAAACCAAGAACTCACCCCAGTGCTCCTGCTAAATGGTCCAGTAACCAGGTATTGCTAGGTTGGCTACTGCCCCTCTCTCTTTGTTTATCACATGGTCTCTCCCCCTTCGTTGCTCTATCTCCTCAATGGATCACATGCCTGTTTCTGAGAGTGACAGTATGAGATGCAGTGAATGTGGCTAGAAAGTTATAATGACCAGGGTGGAAGCATGAAGGCTGCCCTAAATTTATTGTCCTTACTAGAGACTAGTAGTAAGGATACAGTGGTCATTCTAACATAGACTCATGGATAGAGGTCATTTCAACCTATAAGATGCAGGAAACCCTCCTAAGCCATACACATCAAATGATTATCTATACTGCTTTTAAAGAACTCTAGAGGAAAGAGGACTCAACAGTTTTTCTCAGTAGCTTGATAACTCTCACTGTCAATAAATCATTTACGTCTCATTTTAAACCTTTTTctgatacagttcagttcagtcgctcagtcgtgtccgactctttatgaccccatgaaccgcagcactccaggcctccctgtccatcaccaactaccaacTTAAGGTAAATTCCTTTGGTCAGGTCCTCAGAGGAAATGGAGGACAGATTGGCCACTGTCATCCTGACAAGAGCCCTTCATCAACACAGATTAACTCAGATTGCTGGTatcttgtgctcagttgctcagttgtgtcaaactcttgcgaccccatggatcgtagaccaccaggctttgctatgcatgggattctccaggcaagaacactagagtgggttgccatgccctcctccagggaatcttcccaacctagggattgaacctgtgtctcttgcatctcctgcattggcaggaggattctttaccatctgagccacaggagaagccctGCTGGTACCTTACCTTTGGACTTTTCCCTCCCCAAATGAGCACTCTACCTCTCCCTGTGGTGTCTCCTTCCCAAGCCTGTGATCATTTGTTCTCAACTTTTCACTCCTGTGTATCCCTACTTATATGTGAGCACTTACTTAGTATTAATGAAACTGGAAACATTGCTCTTGTATTTTTCTtggtggagaaaaacaaagcaaattctTCCAACACCTTATCTCCTCCCCAGTCTCCATGGAAAAGGACTCAAACACTACTGGTTTTGGACTGGTTTGCGAGAAGCAGCTTTGTTGGCACTGTTATTGGCAAGGGAATATGAATAGGCCTTTCTCCTCACACCCCCAGACAGTGTGCATAGCCTACTAGCCAACCCTTTAACAAATagtgggttagccaaaaagtttgttcagctttttccATAACAGTTTACGGAAAAACCTggaagaactttttggccaaccctattCATCATagtcgggcttcccttgtggctcagatggtaaagcgtctgcctgcaacgcgggagacctgggtttgatccctgggtcaggaagatcccctggagaaggaaatggcaacccactccagtactcttgcctgaaaaattccatggactgcagagcctggtaggctacagtccatggggtcgcaaagagtcggacatgactgagcgacttcacttcacttcacttcacttcactcatcaTACTCAGTGTTGAGACTTTAAGAAATAATTAATAGGCATAGGCATATGGCTTCAGTGGGTAAATAGAGTCCTACTCCAGAAAAATTTCTTGCTCTTGTATTAAATTGGGTATATAAGCAACCTGACCATTCTAGATCTTTCTGCTtcagtgcgtgctaagtcacttcagttgtgtccaactctgtgcaaccctatgaactgtagcccgccaggctcctctgtctatgggattctccaagctagaatactggagtgggtagctctttccttttccaagggatcttccggacacagggatggaaccttggtctcctgcactgcaggtggattctttaccacaagtgccacctgctTCAAACACAGCCTCAAAAAGAATCTATAACCACTTTCCAAGTATTTCCCGCCTTATTTTCTGCCACCTGAGTTCCTCCAGAATTTTCTCCTCTATACATCTCCACAATGGGCATCTCTCCAGATTCTCCTATGCCTGAAATCATCTCATGACTTATCTACCCCCAGAATTGTGTTTGTTTCCCATTCGTATTGTGGTAACTTGAAGAAGACCTCACTTTTTGTAAGGTTTATTGAGGTACACGCGATATATGAAAATCTGCACATATTCAATGTATATATCTCAATGAGTTTGGACACATGCCTACATCTGTAACACCATCACCACAGCCAAGGCACTGAATATGTTCATAATCTTCAAAAAGTTCCTTgtaatgaatttgagtcagttctagtgaggtggatgaacctagagcctcttatactggatgaagtaagtcagaaagagaaaaatatcatgtattaacccatatatatgaaatatagaaaaactgtactgatgaacctatttgcagggcaggaatagagatgcagacctagagaatggacttgtggacatagaGGGTAAGGAGAGGGCggaatgaattgagagagtagcactgaaacataaactatcatatgtaaaacagatagctaatgggaagttgcagtataacacagggagctcaacccagtgctctgtgacaacctaaacgGTTGGtatggggtgggggtaggagggagtttggagagggaggagacatgtatacttatagctgattcatgttgttttacagcagaaaccaacacaacattgtaaagcaattatcctccaattaaaaataaataaacaaattgaaaaaacaaGTTCCTTATATTGTTTTGTGGGTTTGTGTGTGTTAAGAAAACTTAACATAAGGTCTATCCTTGCAGTGTATTTTTGAAGTGCACAACACCATATCGTTAACCACAGGCACAAAGCTGTACAGAATATCTCTAGAAGTTATTCATCTTGTGTAACTGAAACTTTATGCCTACTGAGAAACAGCTCCACATTCCCCCTTCCTCCagactctggcaaccaccattctactctatGCTTATAAAGACCTCACTTTAGGTCTGAATCTTGTCTTTCAAATTCTCAGCTTTCTTGCTTGTGGATTGTCTTTCTaagccttctccctcctcccatcctctTTTAATCTGGGGTAGAAAGACTAGCAAAAGTAGCTGTGTTgggtttgtttgttcatttatttgcatttctccatcCTGAGGTAAAGATATTCACCAGGAGGTAAGATGTTGGGAGGCAGGAAGCCAGGGAGTTAGTGCAGAGGACCAACCGAGTCATCAATAACCTAGAAGGTCAATTATAAATAATCAAGTTGGCCATGGAGAGACAGGGAGAGCCCATAAAAAGAACCTCCATGTTAAGTCCTGGGCTATTCCCTTTCTGCTGAGTCTGAGATTAGAAAGGTGAAAATTGGAATGATTTCCTAAATTTTATATGAGCTTCTCCcttctttgtaaaaataaaataaaatactgctcATTGAGCTCCCTGTCTGTCTTTTGCTTTGGAAAGTGGGGTATCAATCAGAGATCTTCACCCCAGGTCTTATTCTGCCTGGACAAGTGCCACCACCTTTAGTGTTCAATTGGTTGGCTAGGAGACCTATCTCACACCCTCCACCGGTTAGGAACTACTCCAACCAGCCTGCTCTGGCAAGACACCATTAAGTTCTATCAACAATGGATTAACTGGTAAAGCTTTTCCCTACAACCTTAAGTTAATAGTCCCAGCCCTGCTATTGTTGCCCAGTACTCCCTCTACCCATGACCTCCAGTAAGGAATAAAATGCCACCACAGCTAACCTCCTCCATTCAATGAATCTAGCCAGTGTAGGAAGAAGGTGCACTGAATGCTTCTACTACTTCAGCAGACATGAGAGGCAGTCTGGCATGTGAAGAGTGTTTTTCAAATGGGGTCCCCTAACACCTCTGCATCAGAATCACCATCAGTACTTGTCAAAAATGTAGACTACGACCTCCTTTTAAGATTCACTGAATTAGAGTCTATggaatttgcatttttcaaaaatcCTCAGTTGATTCTGATGGAAACTAATGATTGAGAAATAGCATCTTCATGGACAAGAGTCCAGATTTTGGAATCCAGATCTGGGATAGGGTCCTGAGGTCTGCCCCTTACAAGTTAGATGAACTTGAAAGGCTCACTTAAAACCTTTGAGTTTGAGTTTCctctataaaataaagatgatggAACACAGAGTTCAAGTGAAGTATCATCTGTGCTATGTTATCCTAACACCAGGATAGGTAATTCTCCCACCTACTAGAGAAGACAATATCGTCCCACTAAGTAATAGAGAAGACTCAGAGTCACTCAAGAAGGGGAACAttattcctcttccctttctcccctAACCAGTCTCTCAGTGATTTCTCCTCACCATGAGACTTCTTTCTGCTTTGTTTCCTACCATGAAACAGAATCATTTGGCCCAGTGTTCCTTTCAAGAATGGATTTATAAGTAAACTATTTCAGGTTTTTCTGGAAATCATCATGCTTTGGCACACAGTAGGaactcaaatatttactgagcaaatGCAATCTTTTACTTCCAGTCCAACTCACTTCAATATCTGCATTTCAGTTTAACCCCAGCACCCCAATTCAGTACCATAACCCCAATTTTGGCAAGTCTAAGAAGTCAACCCAGCACATCAGCAAACCCGATCCACTTTTATTTCTATAGACAGGTCAGAACAAAATCCTTCCCTCCACTCCCAGAGACCCGGACTTCCTCTACTCAAGTTACCAACTCTCCTGGGGAAACCAACCAGCATTTAACTCTTAGGTCTTCACACCGTGTCAACACGAAACGGGAATCCAGCCCTGATTCCTCTTAGCCTCTGTGTAAACAACAGACTTGAGGAAGTAAAAATGAACCAGTTTGCCTTTGGGAAGAAAACAGCTTCTCTGAGCTGTCAGATGAAAGGGCAGGAAGCCTGagaaaggaaggggagaaggggggTTGAGCAAAGGGAGAGCAAACAGTTTCTTATCCAGCTGTTTCAATTGTATTTGGCCCAAGTTGCAAATTTACCTTCTGACCACGAAGGCTGATTGACTTGTTCCCTCTCTTCGGACTCACATCTGAGAAACAACTTCTCCTCACAGCTTGTCAGAGGGGATGGGAATTCCAGCTGCTCTTTGCAGTGATGCCTGAAAAAAACTTGCTTTACCTTTGGGAGAGAGAGGCGGAGTCTAACCTAGTGGGAATTAACTCCAAACACGCTGGAGGCTTCAAAGTCAGCCTCAGACATGCAGGCACTTAAGTAGCTTAGCGGGCACAGCAtcccccacctccatcctcacAGATGCCAAGTCAGCTGTGCGTGAGTAAGtgagagtgtgtgcgtgtgtgtgtatgtgtgtgtgtgtgagcatgtgcagATATGTCCACACTTGAACTGCATAGCTGTCTCACTTCCTCACCTGCTGCCCAAATGCCTGCCGAGGAATAGATGTTCTCCCTAACTTCCCAAACCCTAAATAATCTCACCATGCATATTACATAGCAGATTTACATGGTTGGAAATGACTCAGTAGACACATGCCTGAAGGGAGTAGGACAGAATAAACCCTTCCCCAAACTGATTTCCACTATATGATGGGGAAGGTGCTCCAACAGGGCCATCCATGACTCCAAGGTGTCTCAAGTTTACACTGAAAAACTTAAAATCACACATTGAAAAGgctaaataatactttaaaaaaaattagtactATCAAAAAATAATAGCAGCACTACCAAAAGTCAATGTTTAATATCCCAAAGCACCAATAACTGCTCTTATATTTGAGCGAAGAATTGAGAAGTCTGGAAAGTCATGAAGCTTTGCCTGACACTCTGCTCCAAGCTGATGTCATTTCTCCCACCTCTAATGTCCCTGGCACTCTATATTTATTTCAGGAAATTTATTACCTTCTACCTTGTATCAATTTTTTGCATATATGTCTTCTTTCACCTCTGAGTTGCCTTGTGAACAGGGAACTTGGCTGAACAAAATGAGTTAGAAGAAGGAATGGTAACTAGCTAAACTTAATAGAGCATACCGTTGTGTTGTTGtatgttagttgcccagtcatgtctgactctttgcgaccccatagactgtagcccgccaggctcctctgtccaaggaattgtccaggcaagaatattggagtgggtagccattcacttctccagggaatcttcctgaaccagggatcaaactggggtttcctgcattgaaggtgggttctttaccatctgggctaccagggaagccctaatagagCATACTAGACTGATCCAAAGAAACTTTCCTTCCATAATGGCCCACTTACCTTCTCAGAATGCTATGGAGGTTATCAGGCCTGTTATGATTCAGAATATGAGAGCAAATGAACTAGCAGTTTAGCACATTCATTGTAGCCTGAGTATTTAATGAAGTTGTTGAAATTTTTCCCATGGGCATTCCTGTCTTTCATCAGTGATATAGCCTTATATTCATGAATGTATGCATCTGTCTATCTTGCTACTTCCCACCAGCACTTTCTAACCATTATTTTTCCTGCTCCAGCACACTGATAAACCACATTCCCATCTGTAATAATGGCTTACTAAGGCAGTTACTGGGGGAGGAAGGGGTGACCCCATAGGTTGAATGTCAGACTTTTAGCAGTATAAACTCCCAAGATAAGTTTTATAATCTTCCTGTTCATGTCCTCTTAAGCACTACTGCTTCAGATATGGgactatataaagaaaaatgctgaccctttctcattaaaaataagtTGATATTAACAGACACTGTGTGTGAGATATGGCTGAAAATTTTGACATCAGAAAGATAGTGATTTTGTGTTATGCATTGATAAAGATTGCCTTTTGCTTAGCGGCTACACCTGACATTTGGGTAACATCACTATTTGCAATTCTAAGAGCTAATTTTTACTTACCTTTTTTTATCCTCTTTTTCCTGTGCCTCCAGTTCCCTTGAGGGGAATACCGTGGAAACTATGCTAAATAACAATCAAATTTATTGGGTAAAGTTGTGCTTCCTGTTCTTAATTTAACAATTGATAGTGACCttggaaggagaaggcaatggcaccccactccagtactcttgcctggaaaatcccatggacaga carries:
- the LHFPL1 gene encoding LHFPL tetraspan subfamily member 1 protein — protein: MRSSLTLVGTLWAFLSLVTAVASSASYFLPYWLFGSQLGKPVSFSTFRRCNYPVRGEGQSLIMVEECGRYASFSAIPSLAWQMCTVVTGAGCALLLLVALAAVLGCCMEELISRMMGRCMGAAQFVGGLLISSGCALYPLGWNSPEIMQTCGNVSNQFQLGTCQLGWAYYCAGGGAAAAMLICTWLSCFAGRNPKPVMLVESIMKNTNSYTMEFDHCLKP